One Cervus canadensis isolate Bull #8, Minnesota chromosome 1, ASM1932006v1, whole genome shotgun sequence genomic window carries:
- the ST6GALNAC2 gene encoding alpha-N-acetylgalactosaminide alpha-2,6-sialyltransferase 2 isoform X2 produces MGLPRGRLFWPLLLLAAVCSGILVALYSSAVELHLGPRTEARNTTSSSQAFFGPKASNSRTRKNLLCRHPLSLAVQRDPRFRNLFNLSTPVLLSGDVFTQQLWDSLSQHKAPYGWRGLSHQAIASTLSLLNGSESARLFTVPRELLPGCIRCAVVGNGGILNGSRQGQNIDAHDYVFRLNGAVIKGFENDVGTKISFYGFTVNTMKNSLISYSNVGFTSVPQGQNLHYIFIPSDIRDYVMLRSTILGVPVPEGTDKGDRPQTYFGPDSSVSKFKLLHPDFISYLTERFLKSKLINTKFGDLYMPSTGALMLLTALHTCDQVSAYGFITSNYQKFSDHYFDRMKKPLIFYANHDLSLEATLWRDLHKAGILWLYQR; encoded by the exons ATGGGGCTCCCGCGTGGCCGGCTCTTCTGGCCGCTGCTCCTGCTCGCGGCTGTCTGCTCCGGGATCCTGGTCGCCCTGTACTCCTCGGCGGTGGAGTTGCACCTGGGGCCCCGCACCGAAGCCAG GAATACCACGTCATCGTCTCAAGCTTTCTTCGGACCCAAGGCATCGAATTCTAGGACGAGAAAG AACCTGCTCTGTCGACACCCACTTTCTCTCGCCGTTCAGCGGGACCCTCGCTTCCGGAATCTGTTTAACCTCTCCACTCCGGTGCTGCTGTCGGGGGACGTCTTCACCCAGCAGCTCTGGGACAGCCTGAGCCAGCACAAAGCCCCCTATGGCTGGCGGGGGCTCTCCCACCAAG CCATCGCCTCCACCCTCAGCCTCCTGAATGGCTCAGAGAGCGCCAGGCTGTTCACCGTCCCCAGGGAGCTGCTTCCTGGCTGCATCCGGTGTGCCGTGGTGGGTAATGGAGGCATTCTGAATGGCTCCCGCCAGGGTCAGAACATCGATGCCCATGACTATGTGTTCAG ACTCAATGGTGCGGTGATCAAAGGCTTCGAGAATGACGTGGGCACCAAGATCTCCTTCTACGGTTTCACCGTGAACACAATGAAGAACTCCCTCATCTCCTACTCGAACGTGGGCTTCACCTCTGTGCCGCAGGGACAG AACCTGCACTATATCTTCATCCCCTCGGACATCCGTGACTACGTGATGCTGAGATCCACCATCCTGGGTGTGCCTGTCCCCGAGGGCACCGATAAAGGAGACAG GCCTCAGACCTACTTTGGACCGGACTCCTCCGTCAGCAAATTCAAGCTACTCCATCCAGACTTCATCAGCTACCTGACAGAGAG GTTTTTGAAATCCAAGTTGATTAACACAAAATTTGGAGACCTATATATGCCTAGTACTGGGGCCCTCATGTTGCTGACAGCTCTGCATACCTGTGACCAG GTTAGCGCCTATGGATTCATCACAAGCAACTACCAGAAATTTTCTGACCACTATTTCGATCGAATGAAGAAGCCACTGATATTCTACGCAAACCACGACCTGTCCCTGGAAGCCACCCTTTGGAGGGACCTGCACAAGGCTGGCATCCTTTGGTTGTACCAGCGGTGA
- the ST6GALNAC2 gene encoding alpha-N-acetylgalactosaminide alpha-2,6-sialyltransferase 2 isoform X3, with amino-acid sequence MGLPRGRLFWPLLLLAAVCSGILVALYSSAVELHLGPRTEARNTTSSSQAFFGPKASNSRTRKNLLCRHPLSLAVQRDPRFRNLFNLSTPVLLSGDVFTQQLWDSLSQHKAPYGWRGLSHQAIASTLSLLNGSESARLFTVPRELLPGCIRCAVVGNGGILNGSRQGQNIDAHDYVFRLNGAVIKGFENDVGTKISFYGFTVNTMKNSLISYSNVGFTSVPQGQNLHYIFIPSDIRDYVMLRSTILGVPVPEGTDKGDRKAQVTLLVPRDPPDQPQGPALLSRWTLDVSPTLKEHLLRHP; translated from the exons ATGGGGCTCCCGCGTGGCCGGCTCTTCTGGCCGCTGCTCCTGCTCGCGGCTGTCTGCTCCGGGATCCTGGTCGCCCTGTACTCCTCGGCGGTGGAGTTGCACCTGGGGCCCCGCACCGAAGCCAG GAATACCACGTCATCGTCTCAAGCTTTCTTCGGACCCAAGGCATCGAATTCTAGGACGAGAAAG AACCTGCTCTGTCGACACCCACTTTCTCTCGCCGTTCAGCGGGACCCTCGCTTCCGGAATCTGTTTAACCTCTCCACTCCGGTGCTGCTGTCGGGGGACGTCTTCACCCAGCAGCTCTGGGACAGCCTGAGCCAGCACAAAGCCCCCTATGGCTGGCGGGGGCTCTCCCACCAAG CCATCGCCTCCACCCTCAGCCTCCTGAATGGCTCAGAGAGCGCCAGGCTGTTCACCGTCCCCAGGGAGCTGCTTCCTGGCTGCATCCGGTGTGCCGTGGTGGGTAATGGAGGCATTCTGAATGGCTCCCGCCAGGGTCAGAACATCGATGCCCATGACTATGTGTTCAG ACTCAATGGTGCGGTGATCAAAGGCTTCGAGAATGACGTGGGCACCAAGATCTCCTTCTACGGTTTCACCGTGAACACAATGAAGAACTCCCTCATCTCCTACTCGAACGTGGGCTTCACCTCTGTGCCGCAGGGACAG AACCTGCACTATATCTTCATCCCCTCGGACATCCGTGACTACGTGATGCTGAGATCCACCATCCTGGGTGTGCCTGTCCCCGAGGGCACCGATAAAGGAGACAG GAAGGCCCAAGTAACGCTGCTGGTCCCCAGGGACCCTCCTGACCAG CCGCAAGGACCGGCCCTCCTGTCGCGCTGGACCCTGGACGTCTCACCCACCCTCAAAGAGCACCTTCTGAGGCATCCTTAG
- the ST6GALNAC2 gene encoding alpha-N-acetylgalactosaminide alpha-2,6-sialyltransferase 2 isoform X1 has protein sequence MGLPRGRLFWPLLLLAAVCSGILVALYSSAVELHLGPRTEARNTTSSSQAFFGPKASNSRTRKNLLCRHPLSLAVQRDPRFRNLFNLSTPVLLSGDVFTQQLWDSLSQHKAPYGWRGLSHQAIASTLSLLNGSESARLFTVPRELLPGCIRCAVVGNGGILNGSRQGQNIDAHDYVFRLNGAVIKGFENDVGTKISFYGFTVNTMKNSLISYSNVGFTSVPQGQNLHYIFIPSDIRDYVMLRSTILGVPVPEGTDKGDRKAQVTLLVPRDPPDQVGCRFKGLLLEGGRQAWPLSFSCGPHNPPSPPAGLSAAGPAVLRGALCLDTKSGGQGPCHSLAGTLPRLPMKWESRLRGPSVLQSGNKGPSVRPPPPSWAAGPCPALLNHVRASSEPSPCGAEDNFLSLSRVLTNLHQPL, from the exons ATGGGGCTCCCGCGTGGCCGGCTCTTCTGGCCGCTGCTCCTGCTCGCGGCTGTCTGCTCCGGGATCCTGGTCGCCCTGTACTCCTCGGCGGTGGAGTTGCACCTGGGGCCCCGCACCGAAGCCAG GAATACCACGTCATCGTCTCAAGCTTTCTTCGGACCCAAGGCATCGAATTCTAGGACGAGAAAG AACCTGCTCTGTCGACACCCACTTTCTCTCGCCGTTCAGCGGGACCCTCGCTTCCGGAATCTGTTTAACCTCTCCACTCCGGTGCTGCTGTCGGGGGACGTCTTCACCCAGCAGCTCTGGGACAGCCTGAGCCAGCACAAAGCCCCCTATGGCTGGCGGGGGCTCTCCCACCAAG CCATCGCCTCCACCCTCAGCCTCCTGAATGGCTCAGAGAGCGCCAGGCTGTTCACCGTCCCCAGGGAGCTGCTTCCTGGCTGCATCCGGTGTGCCGTGGTGGGTAATGGAGGCATTCTGAATGGCTCCCGCCAGGGTCAGAACATCGATGCCCATGACTATGTGTTCAG ACTCAATGGTGCGGTGATCAAAGGCTTCGAGAATGACGTGGGCACCAAGATCTCCTTCTACGGTTTCACCGTGAACACAATGAAGAACTCCCTCATCTCCTACTCGAACGTGGGCTTCACCTCTGTGCCGCAGGGACAG AACCTGCACTATATCTTCATCCCCTCGGACATCCGTGACTACGTGATGCTGAGATCCACCATCCTGGGTGTGCCTGTCCCCGAGGGCACCGATAAAGGAGACAG GAAGGCCCAAGTAACGCTGCTGGTCCCCAGGGACCCTCCTGACCAGGTGGGCTGCAGGTTCAAGGGGCTCCTTTTGGAAGGGGGCCGGCAGGCCTGGCCCCTCAGCTTCAGCTGCGGTCCCCATAACCCGCCCAGCCCCCCAGCTGGCCTGTCCGCAGCTGGCCCTGCTGTCCTGCGGGGTGCATTGTGTTTGGACACCAAGAGTGGGGGCCAGGGCCCATGCCACTCCTTGGCAGGCACCCTCCCAAGACTGCCCATGAAATGGGAGAGCAGGCTACGTGGGCCCAGTGTCCTGCAGAGTGGGAACAAAGGGCCCTCTGTTCGTCCTCCCCCACCTTCCTGGGCAGCAGGCCCGTGTCCGGCTCTTTTGAACCATGTCCGGGCCTCATCTGAACCTTCTCCCTGTGGTGCCGAAGACAATTTTTTGTCCCTGAGTCGGGTCCTCACAAATCTGCACCAACCCCTGTAG